The genomic segment TGATACATGTTGTGTGTTAGCTCGGCCGCTTTCTCTACCGACAAAGGGTATTTTTCTATTTTTAATACCCTCTCGAGCTCTTTGTATATAGAATAAGCGACAAATGACAAACAAATATGGGCTTCGATCCTTTTTCTTTTTCGATGGTAGATAGGACGTATCCTTAAATCTGTTTTCGACATCCTGAAAGCCTTTTCAATATGCCACAAGTTTTTGTAGTTATTGATTATTTCTTCAGAGTTCAAGCTGCAATTGGTAATATACCCTTTTAGACCGTCCCATTTTTTATCTTTCTCAAATTTGTCCCTATCTATGGTTACTTTTATCTCGCCTTCAATTTTCAAATACTTGTTGTAACCTCTGTTGTTTATGCTCGATTTGGTAAGTTTGCCTGTTTTTATCTTTTTCTCTAATCTTTCCAGTCCTTTTTTGCGATTGTGCCCATCTTTTTTAGCTCTTTTGTCAGAATGGGCAATGATCAGTTTTACATCTTCGGATTTATCTATTACGGCAAATTCGTTGTTTTTCAAATTCGATTCGAAAATTTTTGTCTTGATCTCACCGGATTCGTTTTTGATTCTTGCACCAAGTATGAACTCGTAGCCGTTTTCTAGAAGTATTCCGATGTTTCTGGAAGTTAACAGGCCTGCATCGGCCACTACGACTGGTTTTGATAGATTGAACTTTTTGCTGATTTTTTCAATAGTTGGAATCAGGGTATGCCCTTCGTATATATTACCTTCAAAAACATCATAGCCAATGGAATAACCTTCAAGACCGACCAACAGGCCCAAAAATATTTGGGGATTACTGTGCTTTCCGTCTTTGCTAAAGCCTGTTTTACGCAAATCGTCTTCATCGCTGGCCTCAAAGTAAAGCGTGGTCATATCGTAAAACACAATGCCGATATTATTGTTTGAAATACGCTTTGTGTGGGCAAAAGAGATTTGCTCGACAGTGTCCTTCAATTCGTCGTTCAGTTTGTCTAAAAAACGATAGACCGAACTTATTTCAAGACTGATTCCTTGATAACGGTAAAGATATTCAATGGTTTTAAGCTTACTCAGGGGAAAAGCCAATCGGGCAATGACCAAATGCCGAAAAAGCTCTTCGCTTATGGTGTTGAAGCCAATATGGTCAAAGATCTTACCGAAGACCAGTTCTGGGCCAATGGTACGTATCTGTGCATTTCCGACTTCGCTCAAAAAGGACTCCAACAAAATATCCTTTTCCAACATGAACAAACTTGGATTGGATTCCAGACGGCGAATTTCCTGTTTAGCTTTTTGTACATTGCTTGAAATAGTTTCGGGTATTGAAGAACTGCCAAAAGATTTTACGACTTTATATTTTCCGTGAGATTTGGATATAATCTGAACACTAACGCTACCCAACTTGTTCCTCTTTTGCCTTATAAACATAAGGCTAAATTAACAAAAAAAAAAAAACGAGACACCCAAAACCTGACTTCCTAAATTATAAATCGTATAAAATCAGGTAGTTAAGAGAATTTTGTTTTGGCATGACGAAAACAGGAAAAAGTTTATTTCATTTTCAGCGGTTTTAAATTCACAATCCGTAACTAGATTTCGTATATCCTTTAAAGCTTGCTTCGTGAGTTTTATTCCTTTTTCAGCTTTTACCAAGATGTCTTCAGTCTCTATTTCCAATATGTTCAATTCATCATCAAGTTTTCTTACAATTTCTTTATAAATTTTCATTTTGTAGTGTGTTTAATATGAAATAAATCTTCATAGAACCTAAATATTACTAGTGAGAATTACCTTTGATATTTAGTCCAGTTTTGCAGAAATGAGAAAAGACAGCTTTTAGATAGAAACACGAATATCTAGTCTTAGACTAAATAGAATATTTTTGCACATTGAATTGAGTAGAAATCTCTTTTCCGGGGATTAAATATGAGGTATCTATTCCTTTCATTTCCTTATGAATTGCAGTACTTATAGAACCATTTAAAATAACAGAAAAGACCTTATTTAATGTGAGTTCGATTTAAGCAACGCTCAAATTAGGTAAAAATCTTTGAATTTTAATACTTGGTTTAGTATCAAGAAAAGAATAAGCAGTTAAACCAGCGATTAAATTTCCAATAAAATTATCAAAGGATCGATGCCTAGAATGTTCTATTTGACAAGTGTTTTTTAACACATCATTTACCGATTCAATAATAGCTCTTTTTCTAAGATAGACTGTATCCATAAAATCGAGAGCTTTCTTTTTCATATTCTTCCTCAATTTGGTGACCAGATGAATACCGTCAACAAATAATCTGTCAAATAAATCTTTTCCCAAATAGCCTTTATCGCCATATATTTTCCCAAATATTTTATCATGAAAGTTTTTGTTTTTCAAAGGGTATCTGTCATCTACATTGGCTTTAGTAATCAAAAAATCAACTATTTGACCTTTGTCATTACAAACTAAATGTAGCTTAAAACCATAAAACCAGCCCAATGTTCCGTAGCTTTTTTCGGCTATGCCTTTAAATACTTGATGTTGTTTTTCTCTTTTGTAGTGACACACTTTAATAGCGGTAGAATCAATAAAAGATATGCCCGAGCATTTACCTAATCCGCGAAGTTTTAGATACACAGCTAAGGGTCTAATTACTTGTTTTTGTAATTCTACAAAGCGATTATAGGAAACGGTTTCAGGAAAAAAATCTTCCATGTGTTTACACACGTAAAAAAGATAAAAGTGTTTTAAATTACGGTAGGATTTTAAGTGAAAAATAACCATAATGGTCATCACTTCACTTTTACTCATTTTTGACTTTCGGTGGCGTTTTTTTGGTAGTGAAGTGTCTGAAATACTGTTTTGAGTTAAAACAGTATCAAATTCTTTCATAAAATCGTCTAGATTACAAAAAATTTCAATAATTTTAGTGTCAGAAATCATAAGCAGAATAATTTTAGTTAATTGATTTTCAATACCTTAATTTACTAAAATTTCTGCTTTTTTCACTATAAAAGTTTAACTTTTTATATCGAACTCACGTTAGTTATATTACACACCCAATTCCAATTGGTTTTTCACAAGATTAAAATAATCTGATTTATTGTTTACCAACTTTTTATGATTCCCAGTTTCAACAATTTCACCTTTCTTAAGAACAATGATTTGGTCTGCATTTTTCACGGTAGATAACCTATGGGCTATGATAACTACGGTTTTTCCTTTAAAAAATTCATAAAGGTTATCATGGATAATTTTTTCGCTTTCAGCGTCCAAGGCACTGGTAGCCTCATCAAAAAAGATATAATGAGGATCTTTATAAACGGCTCTGGCAATGCGAATACGTTGCTGTTGCCCACCGGACAAACCATTGCCAGCAGCTCCTATTTTGGTTTTTAAACCCAGGGGCAACGAGGCAATCATGTCTTCCATATCAGCAACTTTCAAGGCGTTTTTTAATTTATCTTCATCAATATTTTCATCACCAGTGGCTATGTTACGTTCTATGGTTTCAGAGAAGATATAACCATCTTGTATAACCACGCCCGAATTTTCTCGAATGCTTTTGGGCGAAAGTTCTAAAATAGTATTGTAATTATAGTAAATCTGTCCTTGTACAGGGTCATAAAAACGCAGCAATAACTTCATCAAGGTTGTTTTTCCGCTACCGCTCGCTCCCACAATAGCGGTTACTTTGCCTTCTGGAATCAACATATTGATACCCTTTAATACAAAAGGAGATTTTGGCCCCTCGTACTGGAAACTTACATTTTCCAAACGGATGCCTTTTTCAATACCATTTTTTTGAAAATTATTTTGTAATTCAATTGGTTTTTGATGCTCTTGCTCTTCCGTTTTATGGGTTTGTACCTCGTTTAAACGCTCCAAGCTTAATTTGGCATCTTGTAAAGAGCGGAAAAAGCTGACCAATTGGTTTACGGGAGAGTTCATCTGCCCGATGATATAAGAAATACTTAACAAGGCTCCTAAAGTCATGCTACCCTGTA from the Polaribacter cellanae genome contains:
- a CDS encoding IS982 family transposase, producing the protein MISDTKIIEIFCNLDDFMKEFDTVLTQNSISDTSLPKKRHRKSKMSKSEVMTIMVIFHLKSYRNLKHFYLFYVCKHMEDFFPETVSYNRFVELQKQVIRPLAVYLKLRGLGKCSGISFIDSTAIKVCHYKREKQHQVFKGIAEKSYGTLGWFYGFKLHLVCNDKGQIVDFLITKANVDDRYPLKNKNFHDKIFGKIYGDKGYLGKDLFDRLFVDGIHLVTKLRKNMKKKALDFMDTVYLRKRAIIESVNDVLKNTCQIEHSRHRSFDNFIGNLIAGLTAYSFLDTKPSIKIQRFLPNLSVA
- a CDS encoding IS1634 family transposase, translating into MFIRQKRNKLGSVSVQIISKSHGKYKVVKSFGSSSIPETISSNVQKAKQEIRRLESNPSLFMLEKDILLESFLSEVGNAQIRTIGPELVFGKIFDHIGFNTISEELFRHLVIARLAFPLSKLKTIEYLYRYQGISLEISSVYRFLDKLNDELKDTVEQISFAHTKRISNNNIGIVFYDMTTLYFEASDEDDLRKTGFSKDGKHSNPQIFLGLLVGLEGYSIGYDVFEGNIYEGHTLIPTIEKISKKFNLSKPVVVADAGLLTSRNIGILLENGYEFILGARIKNESGEIKTKIFESNLKNNEFAVIDKSEDVKLIIAHSDKRAKKDGHNRKKGLERLEKKIKTGKLTKSSINNRGYNKYLKIEGEIKVTIDRDKFEKDKKWDGLKGYITNCSLNSEEIINNYKNLWHIEKAFRMSKTDLRIRPIYHRKRKRIEAHICLSFVAYSIYKELERVLKIEKYPLSVEKAAELTHNMYQIEIILPESLHTKNINLKMDENQKELIEIIDKFY